The genomic segment GCGTGAGGGGGGCGGCCGCGACCCGACGACGCCGCACGCCCGCCAGCAGGGCGCAGAGCAGCGGGTAGCCCGCGTAGACGTACGCGAGCAGGGCGAGGCAGAGCACCAGGACGACGGACATGGGACGATCCTTGCCGGAACTTATTCCTACTTGTTGACCACAGCCCGAAGTGCCGCTTGATAATACTCCTCGTGCGCGGCGACGCAGGGCTCCCAGCCGTACTGCGCCTCGACCATGGCCCGGGCCTGCCGGGCCAGCACCGCGCGCGTGCCGCGTTCCTCGATCAGTCGGGACAGGGCGCTGGCCAGGGCGACGTCGTTGCCCGGCGGCACCAGCAGGCCCGTACGGCCGTCGTGCACCGCCTCGAGGTTGCCGCCGACCGAAGTCGCGACCACCGCGCAGCCGCTGAGCATGTACTCGAGCACCGCGTTGCTGAAGCCCTCGGAGTCCGAGCACATCACGCCGATCGCCAGCCGCTGCAGGTAG from the bacterium genome contains:
- a CDS encoding glycosyltransferase, encoding YLQRLAIGVMCSDSEGFSNAVLEYMLSGCAVVATSVGGNLEAVHDGRTGLLVPPGNDVALASALSRLIEERGTRAVLARQARAMVEAQYGWEPCVAAHEEYYQAALRAVVNK